One genomic window of Salvia miltiorrhiza cultivar Shanhuang (shh) chromosome 4, IMPLAD_Smil_shh, whole genome shotgun sequence includes the following:
- the LOC131021150 gene encoding uncharacterized protein LOC131021150, producing MGHNRKTCGDLKRLKEDLKVWNRASFGIAEESISRLKDEIHSWDAIDDTLGLEEDEAVKRNEAVSNLLSQLETRDNILAQKARPRWAKEGDVNSGYFHRFIKGRRMKNEISGMTVNGSWSEKPEEVKKAVKEFFQNQFRSRARRRPNLPDDFIQKKLSDDNRDWLVRPFTEEEIKEAVWNCDSGKSPGPDGFNFHFMKHCWEIIKDDIVKVFREFHNQGKIARGCNPSFIVLIPKKEAPIELNDFRPISLINCLYKVLAKALSLRLKQVINAIISDCQSAFVKGRYILDGVVVLNELIEEAKKKKKGLTLFKVDFAKAYDSVEWDFLDEMMEKMNFSPLWRKWIGECLSSARINVLVNGAPSGEFQLEMGLRQGDPLSPFLFLIVAEGIHLLTERAVQRELLVPFKIGNGEICISHLQYADDMIFTASNVRENAWAFKCILLLFEMLSGLSVNFEKCRIYGLGMESQLGENMAALLNCRRGDFPVKYLGIKIGTSLYRASEWDYLIEKLSFSMVPKKVISEIRSYMAKFLWSGDMEERKIHWLSWQNGCGACSRKKESLWVRVIKKRHGEVRWDGSGLITAERRVVPSGWWKNVLGISQGETGRWFRENLKILTGEGDLFSFWHDVWIGERPLKELFPRLFRHSSNQDGSIKNMGFWAEGSWRWNLEWSRPVLEREQDMVHCLLLAIDKARLCEGQEDGWCWKACQSGAFSVKSAYKEISSRNDNHANRGYEDFWQMIWRAPVPHKVITTVWKALRGRMATCDNLLKRRVAIQSADLKCVNCKLEDETVAHLFSTCRNFEELWKGLLLWLGKSSVFQATIKDHLLAFVNLGTKQDFKLLLGVWMCTIWCIWRGRNNSRFNLGSWSKDKLLTEVKTRLWSWRLAFNLQISSPNFGSWFGAVKLHG from the exons ATGGGCCATAACCGGAAGACGTGCGGCGACCTGAAG aggCTTAAGGAAGACCTCAAGGTTTGGAACAGAGCTTCGTTCGGAATTGCTGAGGAGTCCATTTCCAGATTGAAGGACGAAATCCATAGCTGGGATGCCATTGATGACACTTTGGGCCTCGAGGAGGACGAGGCTGTCAAGAGAAATGAAGCTGTTTCCAATCTCCTCTCTCAACTGGAAACTAGGGATAACATTCTTGCTCAAAAAGCGAGGCCGAGGTGGGCAAAGGAAGGGGATGTCAACAGTGGTTATTTTCATAGATTTATTAAAGGCCGGCGTATGAAGAACGAAATTTCAGGAATGACCGTGAACGGGTCGTGGTCCGAGAAACCGGAGGAGGTGAAGAAAGCTGTCAAGGAGTTCTTTCAAAATCAGTTTCGCAGCAGGGCCCGTCGCCGGCCAAACCTCCCAGATGATTTCATACAAAAGAAATTATCCGATGACAACAGAGATTGGTTGGTCAGACCTTTCACAGAAGAAGAGATCAAGGAAGCGGTCTGGAACTGCGACAGCGGGAAGAGTCCCGGTCCGGACGGCTTCAActttcatttcatgaaacattGCTGGGAGATTATCAAAGACGACATCGTCAAGGTGTTCAGGGAGTTCCACAACCAAGGTAAAATTGCAAGAGGGTGTAACCCGTCTTTCATTGTGTTGATTCCGAAGAAGGAGGCGCCGATTGAGCTCAATGATTTTCGACCCATTTCCTTGATCAACTGTTTGTACAAGGTTCTTGCCAAAGCACTCTCTTTGAGGCTGAAACAGGTTATCAATGCTATTATCTCTGATTGCCAAAGTGCATTTGTTAAGGGGAGATACATTTTGGATGGCGTCGTGGTGCTCAACGAGTTGATTGAAGAAgccaagaaaaagaagaaaggctTGACTCTCTTCAAAGTTGATTTTGCAAAAGCTTACGACTCGGTTGAATGGGATTTCCTTGATGAAATGATGGAGAAAATGAACTTCAGCCCGTTATGGAGGAAATGGATTGGCGAATGCCTTAGCTCAGCCCGTATCAACGTTCTGGTCAACGGAGCCCCTTCGGGCGAGTTTCAGTTGGAGATGGGCCTTAGACAAGGCGACCCTCTTTCGCCTTTCCTTTTCTTGATCGTTGCCGAGGGTATTCATCTTCTCACCGAGAGGGCAGTCCAGAGAGAGCTTCTGGTCCCGTTTAAAATTGGGAATGGTGAGATTTGCATCTCCCATCTTCAATATGCGGACGATATGATCTTCACTGCTTCAAATGTTAGAGAAAATGCATGGGCCTTCAAATGTATTCTCCTTCTGTTTGAGATGCTATCGGGGCTCTCGGTTAACTTTGAGAAGTGCAGAATTTATGGTCTGGGCATGGAGAGTCAGTTGGGCGAAAATATGGCAGCTCTGCTTAACTGCAGACGGGGAGATTTTCCAGTTAAATATCTTGGTATTAAGATTGGAACAAGTCTCTACCGTGCATCTGAATGGGATTATCTCATCGAGAAG CTATCCTTCTCCATGGTTCCGAAAAAAGTGATCTCTGAGATTCGATCTTACATGGCAAAGTTTCTTTGGAGCGGGGACATGGAGGAGAGGAAGATCCATTGG CTCTCATGGCAAAATGGATGTGGCGCTTGCTCTCGGAAAAAGGAGTCTTTGTGGGTTAGGGTGATTAAGAAAAGGCACGGGGAGGTTAGGTGGGATGGCAGCGGGTTAATCACTGCCGAGAGGAGGGTGGTTCCGTCGGGTTGGTGGAAGAATGTTCTCGGCATTAGCCAGGGGGAGACTGGAAGGTGGTTCAGAGAAAACCTTAAGATTCTTACTGGAGAAGGGGACCTGTTCTCGTTTTGGCATGACGTCTGGATCGGGGAGAGACCCCTCAAAGAGCTCTTCCCTAGACTGTTCCGTCATAGTTCTAACCAGGATGGTTCCATAAAAAATATGGGGTTTTGGGCAGAAGGCTCGTGGCGTTGGAATCTGGAATGGTCTCGGCCTGTTCTGGAAAGAGAGCAGGATATGGTTCATTGTCTCCTTTTGGCTATTGATAAAGCTCGTTTATGTGAAGGACAAGAGGACGGATGGTGCTGGAAAGCTTGCCAAAGCGGAGCCTTTTCAGTTAAGTCGGCTTATAAAGAAATCAGCTCGAGGAATGACAACCATGCAAATCGAGGTTATGAGGATTTCTGGCAGATGATTTGGAGAGCCCCGGTCCCTCATAAGGTGATCACCACGGTCTGGAAAGCCCTTAGAGGCCGAATGGCCACATGCGACAATCTTTTGAAGAGACGAGTGGCTATTCAAAGCGCTGATTTGAAGTGTGTGAACTGTAAATTGGAAGATGAGACGGTTGCACATTTGTTTTCCACATGCCGCAATTTCGAGGAGTTATGGAAGGGCTTACTCCTTTGGCTTGGGAAAAGTTCAGTTTTTCAGGCAACGATTAAAGATCATCTTCTCGCCTTTGTCAACTTGGGGACTAAACAGGATTTTAAGCTTCTCCTTGGGGTCTGGATGTGCACGATTTGGTGCATTTGGAGAGGGAGAAATAACAGCAGGTTTAATCTTGGAAGCTGGAGCAAAGATAAGCTGTTGACAGAGGTAAAAACGAGGCTTTGGAGCTGGAGGCTGGCGTTCAATCTGCAGATTTCTTCTCCAAATTTTGGTAGCTGGTTTGGAGCTGTGAAACTCCATGGCTAA
- the LOC131022222 gene encoding glucan endo-1,3-beta-glucosidase 4, protein MMLQIWLQAVLLFCGLFFNATGAFVGVNIGTDVSNMPSAPDIVAILRAHQITHVRLFDADAHMLNALANTGIEVMVSVTNEEVLGIGELPSTAAAWVNKNVAAYVPSTNITAIAVGSEVLTTLPHAAPILVPAMSNLHKALVASNLNYQVKVSTPNSMDVISRPFPPSAATFNSTLNSTVTQILQFLRNTKSFYMLNAYPYYEYVKSNGIFPLDYALFKPLSSVKQIVDPNTLFHYDSMFDALIDATYNSIADLNFSGIPIVVTETGWPWFGGSNEPDATSGNAELYINNLIKRVSNDSGPPSQPTVPINTYIYELFNEDKRPGPISERNWGLLFTNGTPVYDLGLGSTEITGANSSSSFCIARPSADDKSLQDGLNWACGNGQANCAAIQKGQPCYNPDTLQNHASYAYNDYYQKMRATGGTCDFGGTATITTVDPSYGSCRFTGSSNSSTGGLFPSPALGPVGPSSKSTRTVSGLHLGTAVGVTVSVCLVHVNLRSFL, encoded by the exons ATGATGCTCCAAATATGGCTTCAAGCTGTCCTGCTATTTTGTGGACTTTTCTTCAATGCAACTG GGGCGTTCGTGGGTGTCAATATTGGAACGGATGTCTCAAACATGCCATCGGCTCCTGATATAGTTGCAATTCTTAGAGCTCATCAAATAACTCACGTGCGTCTCTTTGATGCTGATGCGCATATGCTGAACGCTCTTGCAAACACTGGCATCGAAGTCATGGTTAGCGTTACAAACGAGGAAGTCCTGGGAATCGGAGAATTGCCTTCAACGGCAGCTGCATGGGTTAATAAAAATGTCGCAGCTTATGTTCCGTCAACCAATATTACAGCGATTGCTGTGGGAAGTGAAGTGCTTACTACGCTGCCACATGCCGCACCTATTCTAGTTCCTGCTATGAGCAACCTGCATAAAGCCCTGGTAGCTTCAAATCTCAATTATCAAGTTAAAGTTTCGACGCCAAATTCAATGGATGTCATTTCTCGGCCTTTCCCTCCTTCTGCAGCCACTTTCAACTCGACGTTGAACTCTACTGTCACCCAGATTCTTCAGTTCCTGAGAAACACAAAATCCTTCTACATGTTAAATGCTTATCCTTATTATGAATATGTGAAGAGCAACGGCATTTTCCCTCTCGACTATGCTCTTTTCAAGCCACTCTCCTCTGTGAAACAAATTGTCGACCCAAACACCTTGTTTCACTACGACAGTATGTTTGATGCCTTGATCGATGCCACTTACAACTCCATAGCCGATCTCAACTTCTCAGGGATCCCTATTGTTGTCACTGAAACTGGCTGGCCGTGGTTCGGTGGTAGCAACGAACCTGATGCTACTTCAGGAAATGCTGAGTTGTATATTAACAATTTGATAAAACGCGTATCGAATGATTCTGGTCCGCCTAGCCAGCCCACAGTTCCCATCAACACGTACATCTACGAGCTGTTCAACGAGGACAAAAGACCCGGGCCGATTTCTGAGAGAAACTGGGGTCTCCTTTTCACTAATGGCACTCCTGTGTATGACCTAGGTTTGGGTAGTACAGAGATCACCGGTGCAAATTCTTCGAGCTCGTTTTGTATAGCTCGACCAAGTGCAGATGATAAGTCGCTGCAAGACGGACTTAATTGGGCTTGTGGGAATGGCCAGGCTAACTGTGCAGCAATTCAGAAAGGGCAGCCTTGCTATAACCCCGACACGTTGCAGAATCACGCTTCTTATGCGTATAATGACTACTATCAGAAGATGCGTGCAACTGGCGGGACTTGTGACTTTGGTGGCACGGCTACGATAACTACAGTCGACCCTA GCTATGGATCTTGTAGATTTACAGGAAG TTCGAACTCGAGCACGGGAGGGCTGTTTCCATCACCGGCACTCGGACCAGTGGGCCCGTCCTCGAAGAGCACAAGGACCGTCTCCGGCCTACATTTGGGCACAGCAGTGGGCGTAACTGTGTCTGTGTGTTTGGTTCATGTGAATTTGAGGAGCTTTTTGTAG